The Mycolicibacterium hassiacum DSM 44199 genome includes a window with the following:
- a CDS encoding BlaI/MecI/CopY family transcriptional regulator yields MAKLTRLGDLERAVMDHLWSADEPQTVRQVHEALSTQRDLAYTTVMTVLQRLAKKNLVVQHRDDRAHRYAPTHGRDELVAGLMVDALDQAADSGSREAALVHFVERVGADEAEALRRALAELENKHRPGDKTPHKTHSQPASGSTTG; encoded by the coding sequence ATGGCCAAGTTGACGCGTTTAGGGGATCTCGAACGCGCCGTGATGGACCACTTGTGGTCGGCGGACGAGCCCCAGACGGTGCGCCAGGTGCACGAGGCGCTCTCGACCCAACGCGATCTGGCCTACACCACCGTCATGACCGTGCTGCAGCGCCTGGCCAAGAAGAACCTCGTCGTGCAGCACCGGGACGATCGGGCGCACCGGTACGCGCCCACCCACGGCCGCGACGAACTGGTCGCCGGGTTGATGGTGGACGCGCTGGATCAGGCGGCGGATTCGGGCAGCCGGGAGGCGGCCCTGGTCCACTTCGTCGAGCGGGTCGGGGCGGACGAGGCCGAGGCCCTGCGCCGGGCGCTCGCCGAGTTGGAGAACAAACACCGCCCCGGCGACAAGACCCCGCACAAAACTCATAGCCAACCTGCTAGCGGTTCCACCACCGGCTGA
- a CDS encoding PaaI family thioesterase, whose product MSTDTPPAASDPSGQLGLGFDAVLGLRYLTATPDGATAQLELREDLHQPYGIVHGGVYCSIIESVASVSAAVWLAENGGGRVVGVNNNTDFLRAISSGTVTARSEPVHRGRRQQLWLITITDEQDRLVARGQVRLQNLPPE is encoded by the coding sequence GTGAGTACCGATACCCCGCCCGCCGCCTCAGATCCGTCCGGACAGCTCGGCCTCGGCTTCGACGCGGTGCTCGGGCTGCGCTACCTCACCGCGACCCCCGACGGCGCCACCGCGCAGCTGGAGCTGCGCGAGGACCTGCACCAGCCGTACGGAATCGTGCACGGCGGGGTGTACTGCTCGATCATCGAGAGCGTGGCCAGCGTGTCGGCCGCGGTGTGGCTGGCCGAGAACGGCGGCGGCCGGGTGGTCGGGGTCAACAACAACACCGACTTCCTGCGGGCGATCTCGTCGGGCACGGTGACCGCGAGATCCGAACCCGTTCACCGCGGGCGCCGCCAGCAGCTGTGGCTGATCACCATCACCGACGAGCAGGACCGGCTGGTGGCCCGCGGTCAGGTCCGGCTGCAGAACCTGCCGCCGGAGTGA
- a CDS encoding urease subunit gamma, giving the protein MLLTPHEQERLLLSYAAELARRRRARGLRLNHPEAVAIITDHILEGARDGRTVAELMASGRTVLTRDDVLPGVPEMLTDVQVEATFPDGTKLVTVHHPIP; this is encoded by the coding sequence ATGCTGTTGACTCCGCACGAACAGGAACGGCTGCTGCTTTCCTACGCCGCCGAATTGGCCCGGCGCAGACGGGCTCGCGGCCTGCGGCTCAACCATCCCGAGGCCGTCGCGATCATCACCGATCACATCCTCGAGGGAGCCCGCGACGGCCGGACCGTCGCCGAACTGATGGCCAGTGGCCGCACCGTGCTCACCCGTGACGACGTGCTGCCCGGGGTGCCGGAGATGCTCACCGACGTGCAGGTGGAGGCCACCTTCCCGGACGGCACCAAGCTCGTCACCGTCCATCACCCGATCCCATGA
- a CDS encoding urease subunit beta, with protein MIPGEIRYADGDIEINPGRERRELDIVNTGDRPIQVGSHVHLPQANGALQFDRAAAHGCRLDIPAGTAVRFEPGVSQHVSIVPLAGTREVHGLSLQPPGRLDPS; from the coding sequence GTGATCCCAGGTGAGATCCGTTACGCGGACGGGGATATCGAGATCAATCCCGGCCGCGAGCGCCGTGAGCTCGACATCGTCAACACCGGTGACCGCCCGATCCAGGTCGGCAGTCACGTGCACCTGCCGCAGGCCAACGGGGCCCTGCAGTTCGACCGGGCCGCCGCCCACGGTTGTCGGCTCGACATCCCGGCCGGGACCGCGGTGCGTTTCGAACCCGGTGTATCACAACATGTCTCGATAGTCCCGCTGGCAGGCACCCGTGAGGTGCACGGGCTGAGCCTGCAACCACCCGGCCGATTGGACCCGTCATGA
- a CDS encoding urease subunit alpha: MTAISRPRYAALYGPTVGDRIRLADTDLFIEITEDRSGGAESAGDEAVFGGGKVLRESMGQGRATRADGAPDTVITGAVILDYWGIIKADIGIRDGRIVAIGKAGNPDIMSGVHPDLVVGPSTEIIAGNGRVVTAGAIDCHVHLICPQLLPEALGSGITTIIGGGTGPAEGTKATTVTPGAWHLGRMLEALDGWPVNVALLGKGNTVSAEGLWEQLRGGASGFKLHEDWGSTPAAIDACLTVAAAAGVQVALHSDTLNEMGFVEDTLAAIKGRAIHAYHTEGAGGGHAPDIIRVAGQPNVLPSSTNPTRPHTVNTLDEHLDMLMVCHHLNPSVPEDLAFAESRIRPSTMAAEDLLHDIGAISMIGSDSQAMGRIGEVVIRTWQTAHVMKRRRGALPGDRSGANESDNNRARRYVAKYTICPAVTHGLDHEIGSVEVGKLADLVLWEPAFFGVRPQLVLKGGMIAWAAMGDANASIPTPQPVLSRPMFGAAPAAAAATSVHFVSPQAVEDNLADRIAVNRPLVAVRDVSGLDKSALPLNDALPEIEVDPDTFTVRIDGQVWQEEPATELPMAQRYFLF; the protein is encoded by the coding sequence ATGACCGCAATCTCCCGGCCGCGCTACGCGGCACTGTACGGACCGACCGTCGGCGACCGGATCCGGCTGGCCGACACCGACCTGTTCATCGAGATCACCGAGGACCGCAGCGGCGGCGCCGAATCCGCCGGCGACGAGGCGGTTTTCGGCGGTGGCAAGGTGCTGCGCGAGTCGATGGGGCAGGGCCGCGCCACCCGCGCCGACGGCGCCCCCGACACCGTCATCACCGGTGCGGTGATCCTCGACTACTGGGGAATCATCAAGGCCGACATCGGGATTCGCGACGGACGAATCGTCGCGATCGGCAAGGCCGGCAACCCCGACATCATGTCGGGCGTGCACCCGGACCTGGTGGTCGGCCCGTCGACCGAGATCATCGCCGGCAACGGCCGCGTCGTCACCGCGGGCGCCATCGACTGCCACGTGCACCTGATCTGCCCGCAGCTGCTGCCCGAGGCGCTGGGCAGCGGCATCACCACGATCATCGGCGGCGGCACCGGCCCCGCCGAGGGCACCAAGGCGACCACGGTCACCCCGGGCGCGTGGCATCTGGGCCGGATGCTCGAGGCGCTCGACGGCTGGCCGGTCAACGTCGCGCTGCTGGGCAAGGGCAACACGGTCAGCGCCGAGGGCCTGTGGGAACAGCTGCGCGGCGGGGCATCCGGCTTCAAGCTGCACGAGGACTGGGGATCCACCCCCGCGGCGATCGACGCCTGCCTGACCGTCGCGGCGGCGGCCGGGGTGCAGGTCGCGCTGCACTCCGACACCCTCAACGAGATGGGGTTCGTCGAGGACACCCTCGCCGCGATCAAGGGACGGGCGATCCACGCGTACCACACCGAGGGCGCCGGCGGCGGGCACGCACCCGACATCATCCGGGTGGCCGGCCAACCGAATGTGCTGCCCAGCTCCACCAACCCGACCCGCCCGCACACCGTCAACACGCTCGACGAGCACCTCGACATGCTGATGGTGTGCCACCACCTCAACCCGTCGGTGCCGGAGGACCTGGCGTTCGCCGAGAGCCGGATCCGCCCCTCGACGATGGCCGCCGAGGACCTGCTGCACGACATCGGCGCCATCTCGATGATCGGCAGCGACTCGCAGGCCATGGGCCGCATCGGCGAGGTCGTCATCCGCACCTGGCAGACCGCGCACGTGATGAAGCGCCGCCGCGGCGCGCTGCCCGGCGACCGGTCCGGGGCCAACGAGTCCGACAACAACCGGGCCCGGCGCTATGTCGCCAAGTACACGATCTGCCCGGCCGTCACCCACGGCCTCGACCACGAGATCGGATCGGTGGAGGTGGGCAAGCTCGCCGACCTGGTGCTGTGGGAACCGGCGTTCTTCGGGGTGCGGCCGCAGCTGGTGCTCAAGGGCGGGATGATCGCCTGGGCGGCGATGGGCGATGCCAACGCGTCGATCCCGACTCCGCAGCCGGTGCTGTCACGGCCGATGTTCGGCGCCGCCCCGGCCGCCGCGGCCGCCACCTCGGTGCATTTCGTGTCCCCGCAGGCCGTCGAGGACAACCTCGCCGACCGGATCGCGGTCAACCGCCCCCTGGTCGCGGTGCGCGACGTCAGCGGTCTGGACAAGTCCGCGCTGCCGCTCAACGACGCGCTGCCGGAGATCGAGGTGGACCCCGACACCTTCACCGTGCGCATCGACGGGCAGGTCTGGCAGGAGGAACCGGCCACCGAACTGCCGATGGCCCAACGCTATTTCCTGTTCTGA
- a CDS encoding urease accessory protein UreF has product MNLATLLTLSDSRLPTGGHVHSGGVEEAVAEGLVHDLDTLRAFLRRRIRTAGRVGGSVAAAVHTGALTVAAADAEMDARTPSPAARQASRAQGRGLLRLARRVWPQHTWHPLGATPHLPVVAGRVGAVAGLTPEQTALSVVYTTMTGSASAAQRLLALDPGDVAAITVELSALCDETAALATEELADLSDPLLDVLAERHSRRERPLFVS; this is encoded by the coding sequence ATGAACCTCGCGACGCTGCTGACCCTGTCCGACTCCCGGCTGCCCACCGGTGGGCATGTGCATTCCGGGGGAGTGGAGGAAGCGGTCGCCGAGGGCCTGGTGCACGATCTCGACACGCTGCGGGCGTTCCTGCGCCGCCGGATCCGTACCGCGGGGCGGGTAGGCGGGTCGGTGGCCGCCGCGGTGCACACCGGCGCGTTGACCGTCGCGGCCGCAGACGCCGAAATGGACGCCCGCACACCGTCTCCCGCCGCCCGGCAGGCGTCGCGGGCGCAGGGCCGCGGCCTGCTGCGGCTGGCCCGGCGGGTCTGGCCGCAGCACACGTGGCATCCGCTCGGCGCCACACCGCATCTGCCGGTCGTGGCGGGGCGGGTCGGCGCGGTGGCCGGCCTGACGCCGGAGCAGACCGCGCTGTCGGTGGTGTACACCACGATGACCGGCTCCGCCTCGGCCGCCCAGCGGTTGCTCGCCCTCGACCCGGGCGACGTCGCCGCGATCACCGTCGAGCTGTCGGCGCTGTGCGACGAGACCGCCGCGCTGGCCACCGAGGAACTCGCCGACCTGTCCGACCCGTTGCTCGACGTGCTGGCCGAGCGACACAGCCGACGTGAACGCCCGCTGTTCGTCTCCTGA
- the ureG gene encoding urease accessory protein UreG gives MPPHYLDGEPHRHTERPRRRRTPGEPLRIGVGGPVGSGKTALVAALCRQLRDELSVAVLTNDIYTTEDADFLRRHAVLPDDRIAAVQTGGCPHTAIRDDITANLDAIDDLIAGHDRLDLILVESGGDNLTATFSSGLVDVQIFVIDVAGGDKVPRKGGPGVTTSDLLVINKTDLADRVGADLEVMRRDAAAVRGERPTVFLSLTEDPAATPVLAWVREQLRVPV, from the coding sequence ATGCCACCGCATTACCTCGACGGTGAGCCGCACCGGCACACCGAGCGGCCGCGCCGCCGGCGCACACCGGGCGAACCGCTGCGCATCGGGGTCGGTGGCCCGGTCGGCTCGGGCAAGACCGCGCTGGTCGCCGCACTGTGCCGGCAGCTGCGCGACGAGCTGTCGGTCGCGGTGCTGACCAACGACATCTACACCACCGAGGACGCGGATTTCCTGCGCCGCCACGCGGTGCTGCCCGACGACCGGATCGCGGCGGTGCAGACCGGTGGCTGCCCGCACACCGCGATCCGCGACGACATCACCGCGAACCTGGACGCCATCGACGACCTGATCGCCGGCCACGACCGGCTGGACCTGATCCTGGTGGAGTCCGGCGGCGACAACCTGACCGCGACGTTCTCCTCGGGGCTGGTGGACGTGCAGATCTTCGTCATCGACGTGGCGGGCGGCGACAAGGTGCCGCGCAAGGGCGGTCCGGGCGTGACGACCTCGGATCTGTTGGTGATCAACAAGACCGACCTGGCCGACCGGGTGGGCGCCGACCTGGAGGTGATGCGCCGCGACGCGGCCGCGGTGCGCGGCGAGCGCCCGACCGTGTTCCTGTCGCTGACCGAGGATCCGGCGGCCACCCCGGTGCTGGCCTGGGTGCGCGAACAGCTCCGCGTCCCGGTCTGA
- a CDS encoding urease accessory protein UreD, with the protein MRTEVLIAARPGRRPHIEASGGLAVRETRPDTVHLVSTAATPLGGDTVCLRVVVEPGACLRIRTVAASIALPGSKTLESHVLWNIETHGELDVDPLPTIVAAGSRHITDTRLNLSESARVRLRERVQIGRTGERQGFWSGSVHADLDGAPLLRHRTELGPGSVADDALGAPLACVSELHYPDADVPTVGMPLALARGGCLATWQGDRL; encoded by the coding sequence ATGCGCACCGAGGTCCTCATCGCGGCACGGCCCGGCCGGCGTCCCCACATCGAGGCGAGCGGCGGGTTGGCCGTCCGCGAAACCCGGCCGGACACGGTTCATCTGGTCTCGACCGCGGCCACGCCGCTCGGCGGCGACACCGTGTGCCTGCGCGTCGTCGTGGAACCGGGGGCGTGCCTACGGATCCGCACCGTCGCCGCCTCCATCGCGCTGCCGGGGTCGAAAACGCTTGAGTCCCATGTGCTGTGGAACATCGAAACCCACGGCGAGTTGGACGTCGACCCGTTGCCCACCATCGTGGCGGCCGGCTCCCGGCATATCACCGACACCCGGCTGAACCTGTCGGAATCGGCGAGAGTGCGGCTGCGCGAGCGGGTTCAGATCGGCAGAACCGGTGAGCGGCAGGGGTTCTGGTCCGGCTCGGTGCACGCCGACCTCGACGGAGCGCCGCTGCTGCGACATCGCACGGAGCTCGGCCCGGGTTCGGTGGCCGACGACGCTCTCGGCGCTCCGCTGGCGTGCGTCAGCGAGCTGCATTACCCGGACGCCGATGTGCCGACCGTCGGGATGCCGCTGGCGCTGGCCCGGGGCGGGTGTCTGGCGACCTGGCAGGGGGACCGGCTCTAG
- a CDS encoding NAD(P)/FAD-dependent oxidoreductase yields the protein MSHPGATASDRHKVVIIGSGFGGLNAAKALKRADVDIKLIAKTTHHLFQPLLYQVATGIISSGEIAPPTRIILRKQKNVQVLLGNVTHIDLANQTVRSELLGHTYVTPYDTLIVAAGAGQSYFGNDHFAEWAPGMKTIDDALELRARILTAFEQAERSSDPARREKLLTFTVVGAGPTGVEMAGQIAELADHTLKGAFRSIDSTKARVILLDAAPAVLPPFGEKLGNKARARLEKMGVEIQLGAMVTDVDRNGITVKDADGTFRRIESATKVWSAGVQASPLGRDLAEQSGAELDRAGRVKVLPDLTIPGHPNVFVVGDMAAVEGVPGQAQGAIQGGRYAAKVIKAELKGADPKNREPFKYFDKGSMATVSRFSAVAKIGPLEFGGFIAWLAWLLLHLIYLVGFRRKLTTLISWTATFLSTNRGNLTITEQQAYARTRIEELQEIAAMLKERQDKAAV from the coding sequence ATGAGCCATCCCGGAGCCACTGCGTCCGACCGTCATAAAGTCGTGATCATCGGGTCGGGTTTCGGTGGTCTGAACGCTGCGAAGGCTCTCAAACGCGCCGACGTCGACATCAAGCTGATCGCCAAGACCACCCATCACCTGTTCCAGCCGCTGCTGTACCAGGTGGCCACCGGCATCATCTCGTCCGGCGAGATCGCGCCGCCGACGCGGATCATCCTGCGCAAGCAGAAGAACGTGCAGGTCCTGCTGGGCAACGTCACCCACATCGACCTGGCCAACCAGACCGTGCGCTCGGAGTTGCTCGGCCACACCTACGTCACGCCGTACGACACGCTGATCGTCGCGGCGGGCGCGGGTCAGTCCTATTTCGGCAACGACCATTTCGCCGAGTGGGCGCCCGGGATGAAGACCATCGACGACGCGCTCGAGTTGCGCGCCCGCATCCTCACCGCATTCGAGCAGGCCGAACGGTCCAGTGATCCGGCCCGCCGGGAGAAGCTGCTGACCTTCACGGTGGTCGGTGCCGGCCCGACCGGTGTCGAGATGGCCGGTCAGATCGCCGAACTCGCCGATCACACGCTCAAAGGCGCGTTCCGCTCGATCGATTCGACCAAGGCGCGGGTGATTCTGCTCGATGCCGCCCCGGCGGTGCTGCCGCCGTTCGGTGAGAAGCTCGGCAACAAGGCCCGGGCCCGGCTGGAGAAGATGGGCGTGGAGATCCAGCTGGGCGCGATGGTCACCGACGTGGACCGCAACGGGATCACCGTCAAAGACGCCGACGGTACGTTCCGGCGCATCGAGTCGGCCACCAAGGTGTGGTCGGCCGGTGTGCAGGCCAGCCCGCTGGGCCGCGACCTGGCCGAGCAGTCCGGCGCCGAACTCGACCGGGCCGGCCGGGTGAAGGTGTTGCCGGACCTGACCATTCCGGGCCACCCCAACGTGTTCGTGGTCGGCGACATGGCCGCGGTCGAGGGCGTTCCGGGTCAGGCCCAGGGCGCGATCCAGGGTGGCCGGTACGCGGCCAAGGTGATCAAGGCCGAACTCAAGGGCGCCGACCCGAAGAACCGGGAACCGTTCAAGTACTTCGACAAGGGGTCGATGGCGACGGTGTCGCGGTTCTCCGCGGTCGCCAAGATCGGCCCGCTGGAGTTCGGTGGCTTCATCGCCTGGCTGGCCTGGCTGCTGCTGCACCTGATCTACCTGGTCGGCTTCCGCCGCAAGCTGACCACGCTGATCTCGTGGACCGCGACCTTCCTGTCCACCAACCGCGGCAACCTGACCATCACCGAGCAGCAGGCCTACGCGCGCACCCGCATCGAGGAGCTCCAGGAGATCGCCGCGATGCTCAAGGAGCGGCAGGACAAGGCCGCGGTCTGA
- a CDS encoding LLM class F420-dependent oxidoreductase, which produces MSIKLGLQIPNFSYGTGVEQLFPTVIAQAREAEAAGFDSVFLMDHFYQLPGLGTPDQPMLEAYTALGALATATERVQLGTLVTGNTYRNPTLLAKAITTLDVISHGRAVLGIGTGWYELEHESLGFEFGTFTERFKKLDEALQIILPMLKGERPTFTGRYYRTKEAMAEPRWRDHIPLMIGGSGEKKTIPMAAKYFDHLNLIAGFDQLSHKLGVVRARCEEIGRDPATLETSMLVVAIIDENVSGDLIPDDYKQSSVWGSPEQVVDQIKTKVLDAGVDGVILSPVTNLNGYQPGGITAVAELLKPLVYA; this is translated from the coding sequence GTGAGCATCAAACTCGGACTGCAGATCCCCAACTTCTCCTACGGCACCGGCGTCGAGCAGCTCTTCCCCACGGTCATCGCCCAGGCCAGAGAGGCCGAGGCGGCCGGCTTCGACTCGGTCTTCCTGATGGACCACTTCTACCAACTGCCCGGCCTGGGCACCCCGGATCAGCCGATGCTCGAGGCCTACACGGCGTTGGGCGCGCTGGCCACCGCCACCGAACGCGTGCAGCTCGGAACGCTGGTCACCGGCAACACCTACCGCAATCCCACGCTGCTGGCCAAGGCCATCACCACCCTGGACGTGATCAGCCACGGCCGCGCCGTCCTCGGTATCGGCACCGGCTGGTACGAGCTGGAACACGAAAGCCTCGGTTTCGAGTTCGGCACGTTCACCGAGCGATTCAAGAAGCTCGACGAGGCGCTGCAGATCATCCTGCCCATGCTCAAGGGCGAGCGCCCGACGTTCACCGGCCGGTACTACCGCACCAAAGAAGCGATGGCCGAACCCCGTTGGCGTGATCACATCCCGCTGATGATCGGCGGCAGCGGCGAGAAGAAAACCATCCCGATGGCGGCGAAGTACTTCGACCATCTCAACCTGATCGCCGGTTTTGACCAGCTGTCGCACAAACTCGGCGTGGTCCGGGCGCGGTGCGAGGAGATCGGCCGGGATCCGGCCACGTTGGAGACCAGCATGCTGGTGGTCGCGATTATCGACGAGAACGTCAGCGGGGACCTGATTCCCGACGACTACAAGCAGTCGTCGGTGTGGGGCAGCCCCGAGCAGGTCGTCGACCAGATCAAGACCAAGGTGCTCGACGCCGGCGTCGACGGGGTGATCCTCAGCCCGGTCACCAACCTCAACGGTTACCAGCCGGGTGGCATCACCGCGGTCGCCGAGCTGCTGAAACCTCTTGTCTACGCGTGA
- a CDS encoding SDR family oxidoreductase, with amino-acid sequence MEVLVTGCDTDLGRTIAGGFRDAGHRVVIAGARRDDLEVAAKELDVDAIIVDNVDPASLEAARGQFPHHLDTLVNVPAPRWTGGDPRTYSLAEHATAWRHALDTTLLSAVLTVQILGDHLRSGGSIITVVPEYPRPGSAEAAIKAAVSNWTEGQAQYYGIRGISVNAVAAGRNAEPGYPGLTRTPPSMADEISRLALFLTTPAARHITGQTLHVSQGVLTEFGA; translated from the coding sequence ATGGAGGTGCTCGTCACCGGCTGCGACACCGATCTGGGTCGCACGATCGCGGGAGGCTTCCGCGACGCGGGACACCGGGTCGTGATCGCCGGCGCCCGCCGCGACGATCTGGAGGTGGCGGCCAAGGAACTCGACGTCGACGCCATCATCGTCGACAACGTCGACCCGGCGAGCCTGGAGGCGGCGCGCGGTCAGTTCCCGCACCATCTCGACACCCTGGTCAACGTGCCCGCGCCGCGCTGGACCGGCGGCGATCCGCGCACCTACTCGCTGGCCGAACACGCCACCGCGTGGCGGCACGCGCTGGATACGACGCTGCTGTCGGCCGTGTTGACGGTGCAGATCCTGGGTGATCATCTGCGCTCGGGCGGCTCGATCATCACCGTGGTGCCGGAATACCCGCGCCCGGGCAGTGCGGAGGCCGCCATCAAGGCCGCGGTGTCGAACTGGACCGAGGGTCAGGCGCAGTACTACGGCATCCGCGGCATCTCGGTCAACGCGGTGGCCGCCGGCCGCAACGCCGAGCCCGGCTATCCCGGCCTGACGCGCACCCCGCCGTCGATGGCCGACGAGATCTCCCGACTGGCGCTGTTCCTCACCACCCCGGCCGCGCGCCACATCACCGGGCAGACGCTGCACGTGAGCCAGGGCGTGCTCACCGAGTTCGGGGCATAG
- a CDS encoding ABC transporter permease, protein MATHQRTPAPAPPRWVYGPAAIGVVFLALPLVAAAAKVDWPRFGSLVTSPSALSALGLSLRTAAASTALCLLFGVPLALVLARGSARVVRLVRPLILLPLVLPPVVGGVALLYAFGRLGLIGRYLDAAGIQIAFTTTAVVLAQTFVSLPFLVISLEGAARSAGAGYEAVAATLGARPNTVWWRVTLPLLAPGLMSGAILAFARALGEFGATLTFAGSRAGVTRTLPLEIYLQRESDPDAALALAMLLVAVAAVVVVGVGSRRLRSGGLGQ, encoded by the coding sequence GTGGCGACGCACCAGCGCACCCCCGCACCGGCCCCGCCGCGCTGGGTGTACGGGCCCGCGGCGATCGGTGTGGTGTTCCTGGCGCTGCCGCTGGTCGCGGCCGCCGCGAAGGTGGACTGGCCGCGGTTCGGGTCGCTGGTGACCAGCCCGTCGGCGCTCAGCGCGCTGGGGCTGAGCCTGCGCACCGCGGCCGCCAGCACCGCGCTGTGCCTGCTGTTCGGGGTGCCGCTGGCGCTGGTGCTGGCCCGCGGCAGCGCCCGGGTGGTGCGGCTGGTGCGGCCGCTGATCCTGCTGCCGCTGGTGCTGCCGCCGGTGGTCGGCGGGGTCGCGCTGCTCTACGCGTTCGGTCGGCTGGGGCTGATCGGCAGGTACCTGGACGCCGCGGGGATTCAGATCGCGTTCACCACAACCGCGGTGGTGCTGGCCCAGACGTTCGTGTCGCTGCCGTTCCTGGTCATCTCGCTGGAGGGGGCGGCGCGGTCGGCGGGGGCGGGCTACGAGGCGGTGGCCGCGACCCTGGGGGCGCGCCCGAACACGGTGTGGTGGCGGGTGACGTTGCCGCTGCTGGCCCCCGGTCTGATGTCCGGGGCGATCCTGGCGTTCGCCCGCGCCCTGGGCGAGTTCGGCGCCACCCTGACGTTCGCCGGGTCCCGGGCCGGGGTGACCCGCACCCTGCCGCTGGAGATCTATCTGCAGCGCGAGAGCGACCCGGACGCGGCGCTGGCGCTGGCGATGCTGCTGGTCGCGGTCGCCGCGGTGGTGGTCGTCGGGGTCGGCAGCCGCCGACTGCGCTCCGGGGGGCTGGGGCAGTGA
- a CDS encoding sulfate/molybdate ABC transporter ATP-binding protein produces the protein MTRAVTGLYLRAVVEERGVDVEFEVAPGEVLAVIGPNGAGKSTALHVVAGLIRPDAGQVRLGARVLTDTAAGTHVPTHDRRVGLLLQDPLLFPHLSVAANVAFSPRSSRAAATRWLAEVEAAELAERRPRQLSGGQAQRVALARALAAEPQVLLLDEPMAGLDVAAAAAIRTLLRRVLARDGRCAVLVTHDLVDVLTLADRVLVLESGRVAECGPAAAVLAGPRSGFAARFAGVNLVRGVATAAGVLTTDWGQQWHGTADGEPAVGRPAVAVFPPAAVAVYRERPHGSPRNTVAVTIAGLDAHGSTVRLRGADQPDGAPGLAADITAEAAAELRPAPGERVFFTVKAQEVRLLPGPDSGERQVS, from the coding sequence GTGACGAGAGCCGTCACGGGCCTGTACCTGCGGGCGGTCGTCGAGGAGCGCGGCGTCGATGTGGAATTCGAGGTGGCTCCCGGCGAGGTGTTGGCGGTGATCGGCCCCAACGGCGCCGGCAAGTCGACGGCGTTGCACGTCGTCGCCGGGCTGATCCGGCCCGACGCCGGGCAGGTCCGCCTCGGTGCGCGGGTGTTGACCGACACCGCCGCCGGCACCCACGTGCCCACCCACGACCGGCGGGTGGGGCTGCTGCTGCAGGACCCGCTGCTGTTTCCGCATCTGAGCGTGGCGGCCAACGTGGCGTTCTCACCGCGCAGTTCGCGGGCGGCCGCGACCCGCTGGCTGGCCGAGGTCGAGGCCGCCGAGCTCGCCGAGCGCAGGCCCCGGCAGCTGTCCGGCGGGCAGGCGCAGCGGGTGGCGCTGGCGCGCGCGCTGGCCGCCGAGCCGCAGGTGTTGCTGCTCGACGAGCCGATGGCCGGACTGGACGTGGCGGCGGCCGCCGCGATCCGCACGCTGCTGCGCCGGGTGCTGGCGCGCGACGGGCGCTGCGCGGTGCTGGTGACCCACGACCTGGTCGACGTGCTCACCCTGGCCGATCGGGTGCTGGTGCTGGAGTCCGGGCGGGTGGCCGAGTGCGGGCCCGCCGCGGCGGTGCTGGCCGGACCGCGCAGCGGGTTCGCGGCCCGGTTCGCCGGGGTGAACCTGGTCCGCGGGGTGGCCACCGCGGCGGGGGTGCTGACCACCGACTGGGGGCAGCAGTGGCACGGGACGGCCGACGGTGAACCGGCTGTCGGGCGTCCCGCGGTGGCGGTGTTCCCGCCCGCCGCCGTCGCGGTGTATCGGGAGCGCCCGCACGGCAGCCCGCGAAACACGGTGGCGGTGACGATCGCCGGGCTCGACGCTCACGGGTCGACGGTGCGGCTGCGCGGCGCCGACCAGCCCGACGGCGCGCCCGGGCTGGCCGCCGACATCACCGCCGAGGCGGCCGCCGAGTTGCGGCCGGCGCCGGGGGAGCGGGTGTTCTTCACGGTGAAGGCCCAGGAGGTGCGGCTGCTACCGGGGCCGGACTCCGGCGAGCGGCAGGTGTCGTA